A stretch of the Anaeromyxobacter sp. genome encodes the following:
- the ligA gene encoding NAD-dependent DNA ligase LigA, which produces MPTAEAARRASHLRERLRAADHAYYVLDRPVLADAEYDRLMRELAALEEAHPALRTPDSPTQRVGGTPSERFEKVLHREPMLSLGNVVSDEELDEFDARIHKLLGTPAEDPVAYVVEPKLDGLAVELVYERGLLHHGATRGDGVTGEDVTPNLRTIGGLGANRGVLAELPAGARGDGAASAAGAPPRLEVRGEVLLQKAHFEAMNRRLLAAGEEPFANPRNAAAGSLRQLDWTVTATRPLSFIAYEALVPGPQPWATHWEKLAGLAALGFEVNAENARCRGLAEVKAYRDRMAARRFELPYDTDGIVVKVDDLDLRARLGAASKAPRWAVAFKYPPQEEATQVTRIFASVGRTGVLTPVAEVAPVTLGGAVVSRATLHNEDELRRKDIRVGDWVLIRRAGEVIPEVVKPLPERRTGQERAFAFPEACPECGARVVREEGEKAWRCTGAACPAQLVGRLTHFAQRRAMDVDGLGDKLCAALVARGLVKDFADLYEVRFEDWQQLFARARKAAAGPAEGAGEAPPGGAGPVKRPAPPPEKAAQNMVEALARSRGTTLRRLLFGLGIPQVGDATAAQLARAFGTVEAVLDADEAALTAVRDVGPEVARQVRAWTAEPRNREVVRRLLAAGVSPAREEVAAGGPFAGKTVVLTGGLAGLSRDDAKAAIERRGGKVSGSVSRKTDLVVAGEEAGSKLKKAVELGVRVVDEAGFLKLLEE; this is translated from the coding sequence ATGCCGACCGCCGAGGCGGCCCGCCGCGCCAGCCACCTGCGCGAGCGGCTGCGCGCCGCCGATCACGCCTACTACGTCCTCGACCGCCCGGTCCTGGCCGACGCCGAGTACGACCGGCTGATGCGGGAGCTGGCGGCGCTGGAGGAGGCCCACCCGGCGCTGCGCACCCCCGACTCGCCCACCCAGCGGGTGGGCGGGACACCCTCGGAGCGGTTCGAGAAGGTGCTGCACCGCGAGCCCATGCTGTCCCTGGGCAACGTGGTGAGCGACGAGGAGCTGGACGAGTTCGACGCCCGCATCCACAAGCTGCTCGGCACGCCGGCCGAGGACCCGGTGGCCTACGTGGTCGAGCCCAAGCTGGACGGGCTGGCGGTGGAGCTGGTCTACGAGCGGGGGCTGCTCCACCACGGCGCCACCCGCGGCGACGGCGTCACCGGCGAGGACGTCACGCCCAACCTGCGCACCATCGGCGGGCTGGGGGCGAACCGCGGCGTGCTGGCCGAGCTGCCAGCCGGCGCCCGTGGCGACGGCGCTGCCAGCGCAGCCGGCGCCCCGCCGCGGCTGGAGGTGCGCGGCGAGGTGCTGCTGCAGAAGGCCCACTTCGAGGCCATGAACCGCCGCCTGCTGGCGGCCGGGGAGGAGCCCTTCGCCAACCCGCGCAACGCCGCCGCCGGCTCCCTGCGCCAGCTCGACTGGACGGTCACCGCCACCCGGCCGCTCTCCTTCATCGCCTACGAGGCGCTGGTGCCGGGGCCGCAGCCCTGGGCCACCCACTGGGAGAAGCTGGCGGGCCTGGCCGCGCTCGGCTTCGAGGTCAACGCCGAGAACGCCCGCTGCCGCGGCCTCGCCGAGGTGAAGGCCTACCGCGACCGCATGGCGGCCCGCCGCTTCGAGCTGCCCTACGACACCGACGGCATCGTGGTGAAGGTCGACGACCTCGACCTGCGCGCCCGCCTCGGCGCCGCCTCCAAGGCGCCGCGCTGGGCGGTGGCCTTCAAGTACCCGCCGCAGGAGGAGGCCACCCAGGTGACGCGCATCTTCGCCTCGGTGGGGCGCACCGGCGTGCTCACCCCGGTGGCCGAGGTGGCGCCGGTGACGCTGGGCGGGGCGGTGGTCTCGCGGGCCACGCTGCACAACGAGGACGAGCTGCGCCGCAAGGACATCCGGGTGGGCGACTGGGTGCTGATCCGGCGGGCCGGCGAGGTCATCCCGGAGGTGGTCAAGCCGCTGCCGGAGCGGCGCACCGGCCAGGAGCGCGCCTTCGCCTTCCCCGAGGCCTGCCCGGAGTGCGGCGCCCGGGTGGTGCGGGAGGAGGGCGAGAAGGCCTGGCGCTGCACCGGCGCGGCCTGCCCGGCCCAGCTGGTCGGGCGGCTCACCCACTTCGCCCAGCGGCGGGCCATGGACGTCGACGGCCTGGGTGACAAGCTGTGCGCCGCGCTGGTGGCGCGCGGGCTGGTGAAGGACTTCGCGGACCTCTACGAGGTGCGCTTCGAGGACTGGCAGCAGCTCTTCGCCCGGGCCCGCAAGGCGGCGGCCGGGCCGGCCGAGGGCGCCGGTGAGGCGCCGCCCGGGGGGGCCGGACCGGTGAAGAGGCCGGCCCCGCCGCCCGAGAAGGCCGCCCAGAACATGGTCGAGGCGCTGGCCCGCTCCCGCGGCACCACGCTGCGCCGCCTCCTCTTCGGCCTGGGCATCCCGCAGGTGGGCGACGCCACCGCGGCGCAGCTGGCCCGGGCCTTCGGCACGGTGGAGGCGGTGCTCGACGCCGACGAGGCGGCGCTCACCGCGGTGCGCGACGTGGGGCCGGAGGTGGCGCGGCAGGTGCGCGCCTGGACCGCCGAGCCGCGCAACCGCGAGGTGGTCCGGCGGCTGCTGGCGGCGGGGGTGTCCCCGGCCCGGGAGGAGGTGGCCGCGGGGGGGCCGTTCGCCGGCAAGACCGTGGTGCTGACCGGGGGCCTGGCCGGGCTGAGCCGCGACGACGCCAAGGCGGCCATCGAGCGGCGCGGCGGGAAGGTCTCGGGGAGCGTCTCCCGCAAGACCGACCTGGTGGTGGCCGGCGAGGAGGCCGGCTCCAAGCTCAAGAAGGCCGTCGAGCTCGGGGTGCGGGTGGTGGACGAGGCGGGGTTCCTGAAGCTGCTGGAGGAGTGA
- a CDS encoding serine hydrolase, translated as MPLRPRTLGVALILLVAGFAAGYLAGRSYGAAAPGQGALVERREGGFRFVNPLLECDLADDLLRNRELIPFKEQLADHLAARLAGSPDSAVSVYFRELNDGIWFGLGDTDRFAPASLRKLPMLIAVLKAAEQPGGGALLDRQVPFELARDYNLDQNVRPSQAMVPGRRYAVRELLERMIILSDNNAFTLLGRVVDPAELDRVYALLRMQRPGAAGDDGFLSVQTYASFFRILYNATYLGKGASDWALSLLARSEFRAGLVAGVPPEVAVAHKFGEKSDQATGRVQLHDCGIVYFPNNPYLLCIMSRGPDFQALDEVIVEVSRLVYQEVARQGPRPASP; from the coding sequence GTGCCCCTCAGGCCGCGCACCCTCGGCGTCGCGCTGATCCTCCTCGTGGCAGGCTTCGCCGCCGGCTACCTGGCCGGACGGTCGTACGGCGCCGCGGCGCCGGGCCAGGGCGCCCTGGTGGAGCGCCGGGAGGGCGGGTTCCGCTTCGTCAACCCGCTGCTCGAGTGCGACCTGGCCGACGACCTCCTGCGGAACCGCGAGCTGATCCCGTTCAAGGAGCAGCTGGCCGACCACCTGGCGGCGCGCCTGGCCGGGTCGCCGGACAGCGCCGTGAGCGTCTACTTCCGCGAGCTCAACGACGGCATCTGGTTCGGCCTGGGCGACACCGACCGGTTCGCCCCCGCCAGCCTGCGCAAGCTGCCGATGCTGATCGCCGTGCTCAAGGCCGCCGAGCAGCCGGGCGGGGGGGCGCTGCTCGACCGCCAGGTCCCCTTCGAGCTGGCGCGCGACTACAACCTCGACCAGAACGTCCGGCCGTCCCAGGCCATGGTGCCCGGCCGGCGCTACGCCGTGCGGGAGCTCCTCGAGCGGATGATCATCCTCTCGGACAACAACGCCTTCACGCTGCTGGGCCGGGTCGTCGATCCGGCCGAGCTGGACCGCGTCTACGCGCTCCTCAGGATGCAGCGGCCCGGGGCCGCCGGCGACGACGGCTTCCTCTCGGTCCAGACCTACGCCTCCTTCTTCCGCATCCTCTACAACGCCACCTACCTCGGGAAGGGAGCCTCGGACTGGGCGCTGTCGCTGCTGGCGCGCTCGGAGTTCCGGGCCGGCCTGGTGGCCGGCGTCCCGCCGGAGGTGGCGGTGGCGCACAAGTTCGGCGAGAAGTCCGACCAGGCGACCGGCCGCGTGCAGCTGCACGACTGCGGCATCGTCTACTTCCCGAACAACCCCTACCTGCTCTGCATCATGTCGCGCGGGCCCGACTTCCAGGCGCTCGACGAGGTCATCGTGGAGGTGTCGCGCCTGGTCTACCAGGAGGTGGCCCGGCAGGGCCCCCGCCCCGCCTCGCCCTGA
- a CDS encoding acylphosphatase — protein sequence MPSARLHLVVSGRVQGVSYRWATAEAAARLRLSGWVRNLPDGRVEVVAEGARAPLEALLEACRRGPPAAVVAGVEVAWAEAQGGLGPFEVRR from the coding sequence GTGCCGAGCGCCCGCCTGCACCTCGTCGTCTCCGGCCGCGTCCAGGGGGTCTCCTACCGGTGGGCCACCGCCGAGGCGGCGGCCCGGCTGCGGCTGAGCGGCTGGGTGCGCAACCTGCCCGACGGGCGCGTCGAGGTGGTGGCCGAGGGGGCGCGGGCCCCGCTCGAGGCGCTCCTCGAGGCCTGCCGGCGCGGCCCGCCGGCGGCCGTCGTGGCCGGCGTCGAGGTGGCCTGGGCCGAGGCCCAGGGCGGCCTCGGCCCCTTCGAGGTGCGGCGATAG
- a CDS encoding prepilin-type N-terminal cleavage/methylation domain-containing protein translates to MNRLHAARRSARGFTLIELMVVVTIIGVLASVAMPEFTRLLYRAKAAERHEVMLRIKKAVADTYVQKGQINGGVQLVGDWQPALPVAQVKRMPNWRAVGWDDIFRSTEEIEGATYYSYRFVADDSVNPPTLSILAWGDLDGDATLSIKQTDFERLNGLYQLVLEFPVPGQEDFISF, encoded by the coding sequence ATGAACAGGCTCCACGCAGCCAGGCGCAGCGCACGCGGCTTCACGCTCATCGAGCTCATGGTGGTGGTGACCATCATCGGGGTCCTGGCGTCGGTGGCCATGCCGGAGTTCACCCGCCTGCTGTACCGGGCCAAGGCGGCCGAGCGGCACGAGGTGATGCTGCGCATCAAGAAGGCGGTGGCCGACACCTACGTGCAGAAGGGGCAGATCAACGGCGGGGTCCAGCTGGTCGGCGACTGGCAGCCGGCGCTGCCGGTGGCGCAGGTCAAGCGCATGCCCAACTGGCGGGCGGTGGGCTGGGACGACATCTTCCGCTCCACCGAGGAGATCGAGGGGGCCACCTACTACTCCTACCGGTTCGTGGCCGACGACAGCGTCAACCCGCCCACCCTGAGCATCCTGGCCTGGGGCGACCTGGACGGCGACGCCACCCTCAGCATCAAGCAGACGGACTTCGAGCGGCTCAACGGCCTGTACCAGCTGGTCCTGGAGTTCCCGGTGCCCGGCCAGGAGGACTTCATCAGCTTCTGA